The segment AACCACGCGCCACGACCCCAGCTGGGTGGCTAACCACCACCGCAACCAGCGACCGACATTGGTATTTTTACAGCCCCCATTGCTTCTTACGACATATACTCCATGATATCGCTCAATTAGCCATCCATGACGACTCTCGTGGCGACTCAACGGGCGCTAGAACATCTTAGCATGAGCAACCAGCAAGAGCGCCGACGGAGCAAGCGTCAAGTCGGTAAGTTTTTATCGCTGAAGCGGGAGCGTATGGGAAATATTGAATGATGGAAATACTGACATTGGACATAGCCGCGGCCGACTTTGAACGGGACGATGATTTCCAGTTTGTGCGAAAGTCGAAAAGGTCCAAGACGGAGGAGTCCTCGGGGAGCAAAACGACAGGCGGGGGCCGGATAACGGCAGAGCAAGTCGTGAAAGAATCCACAAGCACAGCAAATAAGGCCATTGctccatcaacatcaacatcGGCGACACCGGGTACACGGAGATCCTCGCGGCGGAGGCAAGCTGACGACGCATCTCATCAAGATGAGCCTCAGACGGACAGGAgaccgacgaggaggagcatTAGGGTTGCTACAGCTGGGGCGGATGATAGCGCTGAGGGCTCGATATTACGCGGCACGTCGAAGGCAACGAGCCCGAACGGAGAAAAGGCATCGAAACCAAGACGATGGGAGCCTTCGCCAACTCCACGGCGGCCAACCGAGTCCAAGATTGCGCTTCCCATGAGTGATACCCCAATTATTAATCGAAATAAAGAGATGCGCAAAAAGGGCGGGAAGGGGAACAGACGGAGCAGTTTAGGGTCCCGCGGCCGAAGAGCCAGTTCACTGATAGAGAGCGGGCAAACAGCAACACCGCATCGCGATGTGAATACGGCCGAGTTCTACAAGCATATTGAAGCAGAGGGTTTGCTCGAACCGAAAAGGATGAAGCAGTTGCTGATGTGGTGCGGCGAGCGTGCCTTGCCGAAAAAGCCGCCTCACGGGACACCGAATTCAAGCGCTATCTTAGGTGGTATGTCCTGGAAATATAGCTCAACGGGCGATAAACAGACTTGCTAACTGGATATAGCCCGAGCGATTCAAGAACAAATATTAAAGGACTTTGCTCAGCGGACCGACTTTTCAAACTGGTTCAGCAGGGACGAAGATGCGCCAAAAGAAGCGCCTATCTTGAAGCCAAATCCCCGGAATATTGAGCTAGATGAAAAATTGACGACGTTGGAGGCGAAAATAAAAGCGTAGGCATTAATTGACGTTTGATCAGTATGTATACATGCAATGCTAACCAACCACTAGATTACAAGATGAAAAACAAGCCTGGCTGGCAATATGCCAACCACCGCCCGACATTCCCCCGATATTCTCCTCCTCTACGGAGGCGCCGAAAATTGAACTCCCCGATTTCAACCTCCTCGAACCCGAAGAAGTAAAAATCCGGACGTATCTCGCCGACGAAATGATTCCCTTTGCAGATATGCGCGCGAAAACAGAAGAGAGAATACGCAAAATCCAAGCCTCTCTCGAATTCGAAGTAGACCAGTTAGCAGACAATGTGCACAAGTTGGAGCAAAGGGTACTGGTGGCGGGTCGACAGGCAGATCAGGTCCTTCGTTTGAGCGCGGCACGGCTCAAGGAGCGTGAGCagcgggagaagaagagcgcaGGGACGAGGGATATGCCCTTGATGGAGGTGTTGAGGAGTCTGAGCAACATTTTACCCGAGGGAGGTTGATGATGCTACCGGACGGGACAAaggatgctgttgctgtgtAGAAAGTATCTGTGGGGGGGCGATGACATGTCACTAACGAGTTTGATGATGCTATGATGCTACTTTTCTTGGTTCATATGGCTCATACCTGATTGGATGGGATGAGGAAAAAGTTGTGTGGAGGGAGGGGGCTTTCTGACGTTCTTTGGTTAATGTGAGCGCGGAGCAATGGGTAGGCTTTGGCATTGGCGCATTGTGGTTTGCTGGGTCGGGTGAATATATCACTGGTTGGTACATTGTGCAAT is part of the Metarhizium brunneum chromosome 4, complete sequence genome and harbors:
- the mis13 gene encoding Kinetochore protein mis13, with amino-acid sequence MTTLVATQRALEHLSMSNQQERRRSKRQVAAADFERDDDFQFVRKSKRSKTEESSGSKTTGGGRITAEQVVKESTSTANKAIAPSTSTSATPGTRRSSRRRQADDASHQDEPQTDRRPTRRSIRVATAGADDSAEGSILRGTSKATSPNGEKASKPRRWEPSPTPRRPTESKIALPMSDTPIINRNKEMRKKGGKGNRRSSLGSRGRRASSLIESGQTATPHRDVNTAEFYKHIEAEGLLEPKRMKQLLMWCGERALPKKPPHGTPNSSAILGARAIQEQILKDFAQRTDFSNWFSRDEDAPKEAPILKPNPRNIELDEKLTTLEAKIKALQDEKQAWLAICQPPPDIPPIFSSSTEAPKIELPDFNLLEPEEVKIRTYLADEMIPFADMRAKTEERIRKIQASLEFEVDQLADNVHKLEQRVLVAGRQADQVLRLSAARLKEREQREKKSAGTRDMPLMEVLRSLSNILPEGG